GGCCATGCGCGTGCGCGCCCCGATCAACTGGAAGGTCGTGCTCGACAACTTCAACGAGTCCTACCACCTTCCGGCAGTGCATCCGGAATCGGATACGTCGATCGAAGAGAACTACAAGTGGACCCAGTTCGACCTGTCGGAAGAGGGCCACAACCGCATGATCATGAAGGCGGGGCTGCCGTCCAATTCCCTCAGGGACAAGAATGTCCCGCTGCTGCGCGAGCCGCTGATCTCGACGCTGAAGGCATGGGGCCTCGATCCGGCTGAATTCGAGGGCCGCGAATACGAGACCCGCGAAGCGATCCAGCAGGCCAAGCGCGAAGTCGGCAAGCAGAAGGGTTACACCCACTACGAGAATCTGCGCGACGACCAGCTGACGGACGCCTATCACTACACGATCTTCCCGAACTTCGCGGTGACGGCGTGGGCCGATGGCTTCCATTTCCTGCGCGCCATCCCGCACCCGACCGACCCGACCAAGTGCATCTTCGACAATTGGTGGTACGCCAGCCAGCCGGAAGGCGAGACCGCGCCGGTGTTCACGGCGGGCGGCCCGGTGGATCGTGATGCCGAGGTCGACCTCGACGTGTTCGATTACGGCGAGAAGAGCCTGGGCTTTGCCATCGACCAGGACATGGGCGTGACCGCAGGCCAGCAGCTCGGCTTCCGCAGCCGCGGCTTCAACGGCGTGTATCTCTCCGGCCAGGAGCGCCGCATTCGCCGCTATCACGAAGTGATCGACGATTACATCGAGGGCCGCCGCCCGCAGAAGGGCTGATCACCTCGCAGGCCAAAGAAAGGGCGCGTGTTTCGGCAC
The window above is part of the Emcibacter sp. SYSU 3D8 genome. Proteins encoded here:
- a CDS encoding aromatic ring-hydroxylating dioxygenase subunit alpha; protein product: MATKLKDVNDWRSQPSPKWPEPELRGHRIPGYRYHSEDFWKQEWETMWTKVWLLVGRAPEIPEPGDYQMEEIGPESFLMVRQQDGSIRSFYNVCQHRGARLIFNDIGTVDSFTCPYHGWRWEIDGTLTFALDPEDFPEGDPCGKLTLEEVKCEEFAGFIWINMDPEAVTLKEYLGPIWDDWNAYGFDSWKRYQAMRVRAPINWKVVLDNFNESYHLPAVHPESDTSIEENYKWTQFDLSEEGHNRMIMKAGLPSNSLRDKNVPLLREPLISTLKAWGLDPAEFEGREYETREAIQQAKREVGKQKGYTHYENLRDDQLTDAYHYTIFPNFAVTAWADGFHFLRAIPHPTDPTKCIFDNWWYASQPEGETAPVFTAGGPVDRDAEVDLDVFDYGEKSLGFAIDQDMGVTAGQQLGFRSRGFNGVYLSGQERRIRRYHEVIDDYIEGRRPQKG